In Macaca thibetana thibetana isolate TM-01 chromosome 8, ASM2454274v1, whole genome shotgun sequence, one DNA window encodes the following:
- the MOS gene encoding proto-oncogene serine/threonine-protein kinase mos, whose product MPSPLALRPYLPSEFSPSVDARPCSSPSELPAKLLLGATPRAPRLPRRLAWCSIDWEQVCLLQRLGAGGFGSVYKATYHGVPVAIKQVNKCTKNRLASRRSFWAELNVARLRHNNIVRVVAASTRTPAGSNSLGTIIMEFGGNVTLHQVIYGAAGHPEGDAGEPHCSTGEPLTLGKCLKYSLDVVNGLLFLHSQSIVHLDLKPANILISEQDVCKISDFGCSEKLEDLLCFQTPLYPLGGTYTHRAPELLKGEGVTPKADIYSFAITLWQMTTKQAPYSGERQHILYAVVAYDLRPSLSAAVFQDSPPGQRLGDVIRRCWRPSAAQRPSARLLLVDLTSLKAEFG is encoded by the coding sequence ATGCCCTCGCCCCTGGCCCTACGCCCCTACCTCCCCAGCGAGTTTTCCCCGTCGGTGGACGCCCGGCCCTGCAGCAGTCCCTCAGAGCTCCCTGCGAAGCTGCTTCTGGGGGCCACTCCTCGGGCCCCGCGGCTGCCGCGCCGGCTGGCTTGGTGCTCCATTGACTGGGAGCAGGTGTGCTTGCTGCAGAGGCTGGGAGCCGGAGGGTTTGGCTCGGTGTACAAGGCGACTTACCACGGTGTTCCTGTGGCCATAAAGCAAGTGAACAAGTGCACTAAGAACCGACTAGCATCTCGGCGGAGTTTCTGGGCTGAGCTCAACGTAGCAAGGCTGCGCCACAATAACATCGTGCGCGTGGTGGCTGCCAGCACGCGCACGCCCGCGGGGTCCAACAGCCTAGGGACCATCATCATGGAGTTCGGTGGCAACGTCACTTTACACCAAGTCATCTACGGCGCCGCCGGCCACCCTGAGGGGGACGCGGGGGAGCCTCACTGCAGCACTGGAGAACCGTTAACTTTGGGAAAGTGTCTCAAGTACTCCCTAGATGTTGTGAACGGCCTGCTCTTCCTCCACTCGCAAAGCATTGTGCACTTGGACCTGAAGCCCGCGAACATCTTGATCAGTGAGCAGGATGTCTGTAAAATTAGTGACTTCGGTTGCTCTGAGAAGTTGGAAGATCTGCTGTGCTTCCAGACACCCCTTTACCCCCTTGGAGGCACATACACCCACCGCGCCCCGGAACTCCTGAAAGGAGAGGGAGTGACGCCCAAAGCCGACATTTATTCCTTTGCCATCACTCTCTGGCAAATGACTACCAAGCAGGCGCCCTATTCGGGGGAGCGGCAGCACATACTGTACGCAGTGGTGGCCTACGACCTGCGCCCGTCCCTCTCCGCTGCTGTCTTCCAGGACTCGCCCCCCGGGCAGCGCCTTGGGGACGTCATCCGGCGCTGCTGGAGACCCAGCGCGGCGCAGAGGCCGAGCGCGCGGCTGCTTTTGGTGGATCTCACCTCTTTGAAAGCTGAATTCGGCTGA